The DNA segment tagcatgctaacagtcaacatgctagcacctagctcaGCAGCACCAGCTactgaaagtgccaaggcaCTTCCATCATGATATTACATCATGTCAAGTAGATTTACACTCTTATAAATTAggaaaatgctagcatgctaagcgtcaacatgctaacagtcgacatgctaacagtcaacatgctagcacctagcccAGCAGCACCAACTactgaaagtgccaaggcaCTTCCATCATGATATTACATCCTGTCAAGTACGTTTACACTCTTATAAATtagtaaaatgctaacatgctaaaagtcaacatgctaacagtcaacatgctagcacctagctctCAGCAGCACCAACTactgaaagtgccaaggcaCTTCCATCATGATATTACATCATGTCAAGTAGGTTTACACTCTTATAAATTagtaaaatggctaaaatgctagcatgctaacagtcaacgtgctagcacctagctcaGCAGCACCAGCTACTAAAAGTGCCAAGGCACTTCCATCATGAtattacatcatgtcaaaaGTATTGTAGCAACTAGCTAGACGGTTCTAAGTGCTGACCATGCTAACGCTTGTTCCATAGAGTATTTACATCCTATTTAACATGGACGATAAATgctaaaagctaacatgctattaGTTAGTATCCCAATTAGCATATGGAATAGTTCAAGTTAAGGCAGGTCTGTACCATTTCATGGGGGTCATTGTTCTGTAGCTCCGCCTCCATGTCCTCCTGATTGTCTCCGTCTCCAGGAAGCTGGAGTTCGTTTTCTAAGTTGAAGGGAAACCAGCCGGCTTGGTGCCTACAACACAACATTGCCATtacaaaaatgcattcattgggaTGCTgtaatgacatcagcctcccccCCCAGTTGTAATATATACACCTGAGAGGCGTGGGAGCGCTGTACAGTTTGTGCGCATGCACTGAGCACCTAGTTACATATAACAGTCATTGCGTCtaagcaacgcattcattgggatgctgcaatgacatcagcctcccccTTGGCTTTGGGCCTTGGGTCCTGTGTTATTACAAACATGTcggaaaaaaactaaactgaACATGagtatgctagcacctagttaCACATAACAGTCATTGCGTCTAaacaacgcattcattgggatgctgcaatgacatcagcctcccccTTGGCTTTGGGCCTTGGGTCCTGTGTTATTACAAACAtgtcagaaaaaaactaaactgaACACGagtatgctagcacctagttaCACATAAAAGGCATTGCGTCtaagcaacacattcattgggatgctgcaatgacatcagcctcccccCTGGCTTTGGGCACCGGGTCCTGTGTTATTACAAACatgtcagggaaaaaaaactataaactgAACAcgagtatgctaacacctagttaCACATAACAGTCATTGCGTAtaagcaatgcattcattgggatgctgcaatgacatcagcctcccccCTGGCGTTTATCAGACATGTACACCAAATGAGTAGATGATCAAGTACTCACAAGTAAAGCACCAACATGGCCGTCATCACCATGAGAAAGCGACTGAACGAGGAGTAGAAGTACACTATGCTGAGTAAAATGGCCGCCCGTGAGAACGTGTACACCCAGTCCAGCCAATCCCGGTTTAGCTCCTCCTCGTTCAGGATCTCCCCTCCTTGGGCGTTCATTTCCACTTCAGGGTTGCCACGGCGATCCGCCTGAGGTCGCTGGTTCTGCGGGTCCACCTGGGAGACCGGGGGATTCCTCGGCAGATGCGGTCTAAGGTTTTGGGAGGAGGTCGCCAGAAATTGACTGAGTGGGAAAAATGGAGAGATGtcagagttgggggggggggtggagtccAACCTAGTTGGAGAAATGTGAGCAGTCGAAGAGGCGTACTAGTGCACGGGGTAATGGCGGGCGTACAGCTGCTGCCACCACATTAGCGTCATGATGTTGTAATAGGAGGTCACGTTTGTGGGCGGGGTCGACATGCTCCAGCTGGAAAACGATGAACATACCAGAACATATTAGAACGTTATTCTTATGCTAAAACCATATTTTTTTAGGcctaaattcagcatttttaaacataaaaaaatgaccaaagaGATGTAGTATCCTCCACtggccactgggtgtcagtaatgttacattaatgagacaataACCATAGTAGGAAGTAACCACAAGAAAACAAAGgatctatattatgtcttagtTATaggtctactgtattgggtaatcagagtaaaaattataataataataataatgtttaaaaactgtataaaaaaaactgacataGGAGGACTTTGTGGGCAAAAATCCCAAGTTTTTTCTTTACTAATTTTCCACTCGGCTGCATGGCGGgacagtggttagcacgcagacctcacagctaagagaccagggttcaattccaccctcggccatctctgtgtggagtttgcatgttctcccccgtgcatatgtgggttttctccaggtactccggtttcctcccacattccaaaaacatgtctatgtctaatagtttatttagccatgtttatgcttgcaaaaaaaacactaaactcatcacacagtaacttaacactccaaaggtgtacctaaaaatatacaaagaagtaccaatatgagttttgaagtttcctattctgcattgtgtctgagcaaagcagttcattggaggacatgcggcatagaaagtggttagtgtgcaggccacacagctaagagacccgagttcaattccaccctcggccatctctgtgtggagtttgcatgttctccccgtgcatgcgtgggttttcctttccgggtactccggtttcctcccacattccaaaaacatgctaggttaattagcgactccaaattgtccataggtatgaatgtgagtgtgaatggttgtttgtctatatgtgccctgtgattggctggccaccactatTTTACCTGTGAATAAACTGCTGATGCAACTGGTGGTAGGGGAAAGGTCCAGCTTGTTGTCGGAGTCCGTCACTGCTGTCCTCTGATTGGCCGGAGAAGGAAGGACTAGTAGTCGGAGCAACCTGTCAACGGGGGTGTGCGTGTTAGCAATTAGCTTCTGTATGCAGTTGAGTAATCATTGTTTTGATAGCATGATGACACAATGATGAAACAATGGAAAggcatgggttttttttgttttttgttttgtttttgactcACTGCAGGTGCTGCTGCATCCCCCTGAGGCTTGGTTATATGTCTTGGGGCGGGGCTGGGGGAGCTGGGAGGAGTCGGCGAGGGACAGACCAGATGAAGCATATGGTACTCATCCTGCTGTGGAAGCCATTAGAACACATTAGATTTACAGACAATTCAAATCATGCATTTTTTCCTTATTCCTCACCTTAGTAATTCAAGTTGTGAACATAATAAGGGCGAATAATAAGTGGCAAATAAACACTTGCACTCAGATTTCCATTTTGAGTGTTTTCTAACTTCCAAGATTTATTTAATCCTCACCATACCattaatataccgtattttctggactataagtcgctccggagtataagtcgcacaaggccaaaaatgcataattaggtagaaaaaacatacataagtcacactggacacgtactccagtgcgacttatgtatgtttttttctacctaattatgcatttttggccttgtgcgacttattctccagtgtgacttatgtatgttttttttctacataattttgcatttttggccttgtgtgacttatgtatgtttttctacataattttgcatttttggccttgtgtgacttatgtatgtttttctacctaattatgcatttttggccttgtgcgacttatactccagtgcgacttatgtatgtttttttatagctaattatgcatttttggccttgtgcgacttatactccagtgtgacttatgtatgtttttacacctaattatgcgtttttggccttgtgctacttatactccagtgtgacttatatatgtttttttctacctaattatgcgtttttggccttgtgcgacttatactccagtgcgacttatgtatgtttttttctacctaattatgcatttttggccttgtgcgacttatactccagtatgacttatgtatgtttttttctacctaattatgcatttttggccttgtgctacttatactccagtgtgacttatatatgtttttttctacctaattatgcgtttttggccttgtacgacttatactccagtgtgacttatatatggtttttttctacctaattatgcatttttggccttgtgcgacttatactccagtgcgacttatgtatgtttttttctacctaattatgcatttttggccttgtgcgacttatactccagtgcgacttatgtatgtttattttctacctaattatgcattttggccttgtgcgacttatactccagtatgacttatgtatgttttttatagctaattatgcattttttgccttgtgcgacttatactccagtatgacttatgtatgtttttttctacctaattatgcatttttggccttgtgctacttatactccagtgtgacttatatatgttttttttctacctaattatgcgtttttggccttgtacaacttatactccagtgtgacttatatatggtttttttctacctaattatgcatttttggccttgtgcgacttatactccagtgcgacttatgtatgtttttttctacctaattatgcatttttggccttgtgcgacttatactccagtgtgacgtatgtattttttttttctacctaattatgcagttttggccttgtgtgacttatactccagtgtgacttatgtatgtttttttaacctaattatgcagttttggcattgtgcgacttagactccggagcgacttatagtccagaaaatacggtattttccaaactacttgaccaaaacacacATTACGTCATCTGgaaaggcaagttctaacattaataaaagaatagagaacaggctgaattggtgtaagatatgctaacacaatgcttattcagctacacaaaaaataaacataaacagaaaaggtgtccagtgtttatgtaacataaaaatttttttttcatttataagtcgctctggagtataagtcacaggaacagccaacctataaaaaaagtcccacttatagtccggaaaatacggtattcatTATAAGTTCCATTTCCAATATGACTAAAAATTTCGAAATATATATAGACTAGAAGATCCTTGTGGTGGTCATCAGTTTTTGAGAACAAAAAcctacatattttatattttgtgggaacattttaaaatcagaGCTCCATATCTTGTGTTTTTCATGTGATGAAGAAAAGCTTACCTTTCTGAGCACGTCTTTTAAAGTCAGATGATCCAAAAGCAGCTTCCCGGAATAAACTAGTCTCTGGTCTTTGGAGCTCTGAAAGCACATTGGAACGTGTGACTATCTATTGTTCAAGTCGTATAGCGGCATTAGCATTATGTTTGATACATTTCTACACGCCGGCATGTATCCAGGTATTATATTATAGAGCTACCTTTCAGTTCTTACGTTCCGCAAACAAAGCACGTCTAATAATGGGTTACATCAGTTCTGAGCAAACGGAACGGAAAAGGGGGCACGGTCAGATTAGCAGCACAACACAGCCATAATCTCAGTGGCTTTTTCAACTCATGTATTTAGAACACGGCAAAGTTACTTCATTTTATACTTTCAGACATTTCTACTAGCAAGTACTTTATGACAAAAGGTCTttagaaaatgtatattttataggAAATCTATAATTGTTGTCTCTTTGTATTGCCGTACTCTGTTTTCATTTTCCATCGCCTCCTGCTCTTTCTGGTCCAGACGcttcaaatttgcataacaacaaaCATCAAATCTATATAACAGGGGAGAACTAGCTTACATCTTTTCCTGGCACAGCAAACTTTTTAGCATTtcgatcaacaatactatctgccccgaCGGCTGGACATGACCAAAAAAATGGTTCGAGACCCAACCGAGAATTTTCCGTAATGTACAATTCCCTATTGATAAACAGAATGTTTTCATACTTAAGCATAGACAAtctgttaacattattagagccctctagacatgaaataacacccctatagtcacctttacactcctgttatctaatatagtagacatataaaggcataaataagacattagcATTCGCCTATTTTACTTCTGGTTTCTGTACAGTATTTCCTGTGACGgccattgtctcatcaatgtaatattactgacacctagcgaccagtcttgtagagtactacatgtcacgacatgtctttgaatgcatcttctgattACACTATTCATATTTTAGTTAAATTCGCCAATGGATGGTCAAATTACACTCATACAGtacctgccgcaaggcatgctgggtagctggTCGTATTCTCTCCGCCAACTGTTTGCAGAGTTTGTGCCATTattgcttgattgcaaaatatgttgagaGTTAATctttaaaacagcaaaaataatgcataaggctaaaaataaacaattatctaaaaatgttaaaattttattttaattttaaattaaaataaaaaaacttaaattatattaaaaaattaaaattaaaaaacaaaaaaaaacttgaattatattagaataaaaaataaaattaaaaaaaacttaaacaatattaggaaagcaggaagtgaacaaatgtaacagttactgattgtaaaagtaccagatggaggggtaggatttaataagctttgcttcttcctactccttttcggacatgtggaactgtgaactgattatgggatgcattcaattgtaatctgatgcatgttcaaatgaaataaaaccattaccacgtGGAGGAGGTCAAGGAAGTGAACAAGGAGGGTCATTAGCATAGTGTTGCATTGTTTATAGCCCATATTGTTGTTACCGGTGCACTActcagcatgctttgcggcactagtaagtaacagtttgtgttgtgtgttcaatttagcaatttttatgcttaaaatttTGGCCAAAactacatacaatttgcttaaatatgcatatttttttactaataataggctgtattcatcCATAAAACAGCAATGACAAACAACACTGACGCACAATCATGTTATAATTTCTATACGCGGTGGACTTCTGGAACATGGCCATTGATCTCAAGCCAAGGGATTCAACCCTCATCTCTGTTTACGAGACTCACTAGCAGGATTAAAAGTGTCCCAAAATAGACACCTAGCACCTAATGACCTAATGGCCGCCACATGTCAATCAATTATTATTGTATAGCTGTTCTTATTATGGTGTCAACAATCCTTTACAGTACGGATGAGATGTTTGGGATCATACCGGAAGTGGAATACTCACAGGTTTACTCGGGTACACATCCGACAAGTGTGCTTTCAGCTTCTCCACGGTCCAGTTCTGGAAGCAGTTAATAGTCTGGTCGTCGTACTTCTGGTTCGGCGCCCTGATGACCAGGGTAACCGGACTGGCCATCACGAGGAGGTCACGTGGTCCGGAAACACAGGTGGTACGCTTGAACGCTACGTCAAGTTCATCTCCGGctgtaaggtaaaaaaaaagagacatatTTTTATTGAGAAGCTCAGTTATACTGACAGTCGGaattcaatataaaaatatgaaaaaaaatgtaaattaaatgcTCACTGCGTTAAAATTGACCTCCTAGCTAGCAAAGAAAGCACTGGTTTAGTCGTTCATGTAATACCCAAGAAGCTATGCCAACATTAGCCCCACTCGGACATGAAGCGACATTGTTGCATTTTGTCAGGTTAAACAGAGATACAGACATTACCACTAACAGTTAAgaagttaaataaaatgtaaaccgAGTTTCTTAATACTACAAAATAAGGACAAATTGGGTTTACCTTATGTGTTTACTCTCAGTGACCGAGCACAGCTGTGTTCTTCCTTTCTCCGCCTTAACAGCGTGCTAGCAAGCAACATTAAGCTACATGGCGACACCTAGTGTACAGGCGTTTAAATTCATTTAATGCATTGTGTACTTCCGTGATTGTAAACATTCCCGTTTTCGCTGGGCAAAATTATCGCACTTTTCCCGGCTTTCCTGGGCGCTTTCCCGTTTTAATagcatgttatatttttattttcatggggGAACAAAAAATCCTTACAGCACAGCTTCCGGTGGGTTCGGCATCACTCGGGCAAAACCGGCGTAGTACATCCTGTTGCCGGTACAActaggccttcaaaataaaacaaaattaaaagaaaCACGCCAGCTTTTTGTacaatttatttccataatgttacttattatattacataattatattactttatttttatattataactttccccaatctaattttccaaaactatgtacaacttttttctcttaatatatgTACTTCATTGCTCTAAAACAACTGCTGATGTtctaatttttgctgtttttttgttaaattctaATTTTAGAATTTATACTAAGTACAAATAAATGTCCTCATGAAATGTCACAAGAGTTCTGAATagttagaaaaaacaaaataa comes from the Doryrhamphus excisus isolate RoL2022-K1 chromosome 14, RoL_Dexc_1.0, whole genome shotgun sequence genome and includes:
- the LOC131102321 gene encoding homocysteine-responsive endoplasmic reticulum-resident ubiquitin-like domain member 2 protein, whose product is MASPVTLVIRAPNQKYDDQTINCFQNWTVEKLKAHLSDVYPSKPSSKDQRLVYSGKLLLDHLTLKDVLRKQDEYHMLHLVCPSPTPPSSPSPAPRHITKPQGDAAAPAVAPTTSPSFSGQSEDSSDGLRQQAGPFPYHQLHQQFIHSWSMSTPPTNVTSYYNIMTLMWWQQLYARHYPVHYQFLATSSQNLRPHLPRNPPVSQVDPQNQRPQADRRGNPEVEMNAQGGEILNEEELNRDWLDWVYTFSRAAILLSIVYFYSSFSRFLMVMTAMLVLYLHQAGWFPFNLENELQLPGDGDNQEDMEAELQNNDPHEMERAADDSSDDEGGESGEEGAEDPNSNVPQTGFLSSTWSFIITFFMSLIPEGPQNAAN